A genomic stretch from uncultured Pseudodesulfovibrio sp. includes:
- a CDS encoding ABC transporter substrate-binding protein, with translation MKGFLKGIGLLTLMLVCSAFLLAGCGEEKSNTIKIGFNLPLTGDIPEVGEGSKNAAEMYLKDINDAGGLEVGGQKYMLEFVYMDNESKAESATNVALKLIDQENVVAIIGPNSSKQAVPAGGTCNDNRVPMISPWSTNPNTTLDRPWVFRAAFLDPFQGPVVADFAAKKFAAKTAAVIFDVSNDYSKGLAEIFKTSWEAKGLGPVVAFESHGTKDQDFSAQLTTVIAANPDFIFVPDNYNQVALIIQQARDLGYTGPFMGSDAWGTPDLIKLCGDVCYGNFFSTHYAAAGAKGATKIFIDRYEKAYGATPADYAALTWDSIGIMIEAIKNAGKVESDPVAMRKAIREGLSAIKSFDGITGSSKFDAQGDPIKCAVVVKISDQGEFVFEESVCP, from the coding sequence ATGAAAGGTTTTCTTAAAGGTATAGGTCTGCTGACCTTGATGTTGGTTTGCAGTGCTTTTCTGCTGGCCGGCTGTGGCGAGGAAAAAAGCAATACGATCAAGATTGGTTTCAACCTGCCCCTGACTGGCGACATCCCTGAAGTCGGCGAAGGCTCAAAGAATGCAGCCGAAATGTACCTCAAGGACATCAATGATGCCGGCGGTCTTGAAGTAGGCGGGCAGAAGTACATGCTCGAATTCGTTTACATGGACAATGAGTCCAAAGCTGAATCCGCCACCAACGTGGCCCTGAAGCTGATCGACCAGGAAAACGTTGTTGCCATCATCGGCCCCAACTCCTCCAAGCAGGCTGTTCCTGCAGGTGGTACCTGCAACGACAACCGCGTTCCCATGATTTCACCGTGGTCCACCAACCCAAACACCACTCTGGATCGCCCCTGGGTCTTCCGCGCAGCTTTCCTGGATCCTTTCCAGGGTCCGGTAGTTGCTGACTTTGCCGCCAAGAAATTCGCTGCAAAAACCGCTGCCGTCATCTTCGACGTGTCGAACGACTACTCCAAGGGGCTGGCTGAAATCTTCAAGACTTCCTGGGAAGCAAAGGGGCTCGGCCCGGTCGTGGCTTTCGAGTCTCACGGCACCAAAGACCAGGATTTCTCTGCTCAGCTGACTACGGTCATCGCTGCCAACCCTGATTTCATCTTCGTGCCTGACAACTACAATCAGGTTGCACTGATCATCCAGCAGGCCCGCGACCTCGGATACACAGGTCCGTTCATGGGTTCTGACGCATGGGGCACTCCCGACCTGATCAAGCTGTGCGGTGACGTATGTTACGGCAACTTTTTCTCCACTCACTACGCTGCCGCCGGAGCCAAGGGCGCCACTAAGATCTTCATTGATCGTTATGAAAAGGCCTACGGAGCCACCCCTGCTGACTACGCAGCTCTGACCTGGGACTCCATAGGCATCATGATCGAAGCCATCAAGAACGCAGGCAAGGTCGAATCCGACCCGGTCGCCATGCGTAAAGCCATCCGTGAGGGCCTGTCTGCCATCAAGTCTTTCGACGGCATCACCGGTTCCTCCAAGTTCGATGCACAGGGTGACCCCATCAAGTGCGCCGTGGTGGTCAAGATCTCCGATCAGGGCGAATTCGTCTTTGAAGAGTCCGTCTGCCCATAG